The Anomaloglossus baeobatrachus isolate aAnoBae1 chromosome 4, aAnoBae1.hap1, whole genome shotgun sequence genome contains the following window.
caggaggtaactcaggatcagtaatgtaatgtatgtacacagtgactgcaccagcagaatagtgagtgcagctctggagtataatacaggaggtaactcaggatcagtaatgtaatgtatgtacacagtgactccaccagcagaatagtgagtgcagctctggagtataatacaggaggtaactcaggatcagtaatgtaatgtatgtacacagtgactgcaccagcagaatagtgagtgcagctctggagtataatacaggatgtaactcaggatcagtaatgtagtgtatgtacacagtgactgcaccagcagaatagtgagtgcagctctggagtataatacaggatgtaactcaggatcagtaatgtagtgtatgtacacagtgactgcaccagcagaatagtgagtgcagctctggagtataatacaggatgtaactcaggatcagtaatgtaatgtatgtacacagtgactgcaccagcagaatagtgagtgcagctctggagtataatacaggatgtaactcaggatcagtaatgtagtgtatgtacacagtgactgcaccagcagaatagtgagtgcagctctggagtataatacaggatgtaactcaggatcagtaatgtaatgtatgtacacagtgactgcaccagcagaatagtgagtgcagctctggagtatagcacAGGATCagtgatgtgtggtgtgtgtgaggtgtgtagtgCAGTGGTAGTGTTTGCGGTCTCTCGGTCGCCTCTGTGGTTTTTTCGTTCCCTCCATGGTCAGGATCTCTgctgctgtcagtgaatgagaatATTGTGCACATGTAGAGGCTGGAGAGGGACACAATatcctcacagctgagggtctgtcacTCTAACATCATATGGCCGCCGCCAGGACACCCTGTGTGCACGGAGGAAGCCAGGAACCACTCAGCTTTCCTAGGCTCCGGATCGGCACAGTGGCAGCAGGGCACCAGCAGGGGGCGCAGCACTGACTATGCCTGACTGAGATACACCAGGCTGGAGGTGGGGGATGGGGCAGGGGCCCGGGAGCTGCGGGAAAGTGACGTCACCTACCGGGCAGCGGAGCCGGAGGAGTCAGAGGAGCCGCACAGCAGccggcgcgtcacgtgctctgccgCAAGGCCTCCTGGGAGGTGTAGTCCAGAGGAGGGAAAAGCGGAAAGTTAAAAAGTTATGATGAAGTGACAAAGTCCGAGTCCAGGGGTTTAGCAGAGTCTGTGTCACAGGACAGAAGTGTGTACAAGCCGAGTGTACCCCACactacacccctccccccagtgtacccCACACTACACCCCTCCCCTCGAGTGTAGACCACactacacccctccccccagtgtacccCACACTACACCCCTCCCCCAGtgtaccacacactacacccctcCCCCCCAGTGTACCACACAgtacacccctccccccagtgtacccCACACTACACCCCTCCCCCAGtgtaccacacactacacccctcCCCCCCAGTGTACCCCACACTATACCCCTCCCCCAGTGTACCCCACATTACACCCCTCCACCCCAGTGTACCCCACactacacccctccccccagtgtaccccacactacacccctccccccagtgtaccaCACAgtacacccctccccccagtgtaccaCACACTATACCCCTCCCCCAGTGTACCCCACATTACACCCCTCCACCCCAGTGTACCCCACactacacccctccccccagtgtaccccacactacacccctccccccagtgtaccaCACAgtacacccctccccccagtgtaccaCACAgtacacccctccccccagtgtacccCACtctacacccctccccccagtgtacccCACtctacacccctccccccagtgtaccaCACAGTACACCCCTCCACCCCAGTGTACCCCACATTACACCCCTCCCCCCCAGTGTACCACACAgtacacccctccccccagtgtacccCACACTACACCCCTCCCCCAGtgtaccacacactacacccctcCCCCCCAGTGTACCCCACACTATACCCCTCCCCCAGTGTACCCCACATTACACCCCTCCACCCCAGTGTACCCCACactacacccctccccccagtgtaccccacactacacccctccccccagtgtaccaCACAgtacacccctccccccagtgtaccaCACACTATATCCATCCCCCGAGTGTACCCCACaccacacccctccccccagtgtacccCAGACTATACCCCTCCCCCAGTGTACCCCACATTACACCCCTCCACCCCAGTGTACCCCACactacacccctccccccagtgtaccccacactacacccctccccccagtgtaccaCACAgtacacccctccccccagtgtaccaCACAgtacacccctccccccagtgtacccCACtctacacccctccccccagtgtaccaCACAgtacacccctccccccagtgtaccaCACAGTACACCCCTCCACCCCAGTGTAACCCACTCTACACCCCTCCCCCCCAGTGTACCCCACACTATACCCCTCCCCCAGTGTACCCCACATTACACCCCTCCACCCCAGTGTACCCCACactacacccctccccccagtgtaccaCACAgtacacccctccccccagtgtaccaCACACTATATCCATCCCCCGAGTGTACCCCACactacacccctccccccagtgtacccCACACTATACCCCTCCCCCAGTGTACCCCACATTACACCCCTCCACCCCAGTGTACCCCACactacacccctccccccagtgtaccccacactacacccctccccccagtgtaccaCACAgtacacccctccccccagtgtaccaCACAgtacacccctccccccagtgtacccCACtctacacccctccccccagtgtaccaCACAgtacacccctccccccagtgtacccCACtctacacccctccccccagtgtaccaCACAgtacacccctccccccagtgtaccaCACAGTACACCCCTCCCCCCCAGTGTACCCCACACTATACCCCTCCCCCAGTGTACCCCACATTACACCCCTCCACCCCAGTGTACCCCACactacacccctccccccagtgtaccccacactacacccctccccccagtgtaccaCACAgtacacccctccccccagtgtaccaCACAgtacacccctccccccagtgtacccCACtctacacccctccccccagtgtaccaCACAGTACACCCCTCCACCCCAGTGTAACCCACACTACACCCCTCCCCCAGtgtaccacacactacacccctcCCCCCCAGTGTACCCCACACTATACCCCTCCCCCGAGTGTAGACCACACTACACCCCTCCCCCCGAGTGTACCCCACACTACACCCCTCCCCCCGAGTGTAGACCACACTACACCCCTCCCCCCGAGTGTACCCCACACTACACCCCTCCCCTCGAGTGTAGACCACactacacccctccccccagtgtacccGCACATTACACTCCTCCCCCCGAGTGTACCCCACACTACACCCCTCACCCCGAGTGTACCCCACAGTACACCCCTTCCCCCCAGTCTACCCCACACTACACCCCTCCCCCCGAGTGTACCCCACACTACACCCCTCCCCCCGAGTGTACCCCACACTACACCCCTCCCCCCCGAGTGTACCCGCACATTACACCCCTCCCCCCGAGTGTACCCCACACTACACCCCTCCCCCCAATATACCCGCACATTACACCCTTCCCCCCGAGTGTACCCGCACATTACACCCCTCCCCCCGTGTACCCCACATTACACCCCTCCACCCCAGTGTACCCCACACTACACCCCTCCACCTCAGTGTACCCCACATTACACCCCTCCACCCCAGTGTACCCCACactacacccctccccccagtgtacccATTACACCCCTCCACCCCAGTATACCCCACACTACACCCCTCCCCCCGTGTACCCCACATTACACTTCTCCACCCCAGTGCCTCCGCACGATATACCCCTCGCCTCAGTGCGCCCACACATTATAACCCTCCTCGCCCACCTGAGTGTACCCCACATTATGCCCCTCTCATGCTGACAAATACAAGCAGATTCTCCTCATGTGGTGGTGTCTCACAcacggatatggggtactcggtcccgggcggtgtataacttgggaatgtcactgtggtggccgttgcccggttccgtgtcctgagccctttttgtaatgggggtgcatttacaggggattagtgttcatacgtgacgccacttgcggtgttgcggctatatatgcggatggagctgccgctgcaaaaTGTCACTACTGGTGCTGGTGGTAATTGCAGGCTGGATGGTAGCCCTCCACAAGCCGGgccaaggccccagaggatgggtgatgtgatgggTGTCGGGAGAAGGTCACACaaaggtatagtgcaactggtctttactcgctgctggtagatgttgactggttgcccgaggaCGGCTGGTTTCAcccccaggtccccttcgtcccactgccagtctggttctctggtaccttcctcccctgcacccGTCTCTGGTTAATGGGTCTCTGTggcatagaacaactgggggtcccctttgtggtttgtccacttctgtccgcctgacggtagcgtgaaccctgtggggttggagtctctggtcctgtccccggttctctctttgctactgagtcttcggattctttagggtcagcaaagtccttgatggccccctttgctgtgcaggtgttaacaggtcggcttgaagctctttcctgtcctagggtcctgcaccccgttggtgcgtagttctgggattactccaccggcaactactctcctgggtaccaggtcaccgtcaacccgagtcaacaCATCTCCACCTTCACAACTCTCCTACTACTGTCTTTCTCTGACCACTCTCCACAGTCTGTGGACtgaagtggctccacctctaggcggtcatccattggtctgactctagctttgcaccattgtatgggggattgttggggaaaactgggattatgtgggtttttggtgttaccgccaTTGGTCTCCCAGGGccctaggggtaggccctgcatccttgtagcaccctgatgggttcaggggcgctacagtggcATCAGGTAGCGTGTGATCGGCTGCACATAAATCCTCCCGCCAGTGTTATAAAGGACCATGGTCCTAATACATGCCAGAACTCTGGTGTAAaacaaagttttgaaaagttgcTAAATCTCGGTGCAACTCAGAGTTTGTGAGTTTTGGAGTCTTCACGCCATTTTCTATCAGCTGAAAAAATGGGCGAAGCCTGGATACAATGGGGTATGACGGGATGTGGCGGACTGGGGTGGGGTACGGTGAGGTAGACCTGGATGTGGTGGAGTAGAGCAGGGTGTGCCATGGTATGGTGGGTAGGGCGGGATGCGGCAGAATAGGATGGGGTGCAGTGGGCTAAGGCGGGTACAGTGAGATAAGGTGGGGTACAGTGCAGTAAGGCACGATACGATGGGGTAGGGTGGGATGTGGTGGAATAGGACAGGGTAGGGCAGGATGTGATGAAGGACGGGGTACTTTGAGGTAAGGCAAGGTACAGTGGTTGAGGATGGGAAACAACGGGGTACGGTGGCGTATGATGGGGTAGGACAGGATGTGGAGGAGTAGGATGAGGTAGGGTGGGGTACGATGGGGTAGGGCGAGATGTGGCAGAGTAGATCGGGGTACTGTGGGTAGGCCGGGGTACAGTGGAGTATGGCAAGGTACAGTGGGGTTGGGCAGAGTGCAGTGGGCTAAGGCAGGATACGACGAGGTAGGGCAGGATATGGCAGAGTAGGATGAGGTAGGGTGGGTTACGGTGGGTTGCGGTTGGGTAGGGCGGGCTGCGGTGGCGTATGGCGGGATAGGGTGGGACCCCACATCTCCTGCAATCCATGACGAGCTGTGGCGGTCCCTACACCAGCCCCTCTTCTTGGATCCCACAACGCTGGGACATTTATTTCTCTCGTCATCCATGTACAATATGgttttttactcagcagctattaacCATTTAGTTCCCCCTGTTATAGAATAGTAATGTATCTGTGACAATCGTTTCCTACACCGTGGCTCCGTTCTGCCAGATTTTCTCATGCCCCATAGTATAATTGCGGACCGAGTAGAAGACCTTTGTTAATCAGTTTGCATTTATACGGTGGTGAGAGCGAGTCCTGAGGAGGCCATGTACGAGGATCACATCACAACACACggcggcggctctcctgaccccaGTATATCTATGCAGCTCCCGCGCTCAGATCAGGAGAGACGCCGGCCGAGGCCATGTGACTGCCCTCCTATACAGAAGCTTTATAgaccagaggttacaggggtgggaggtctgcctgtcagtgctgagaccatacaccgcacactgcagaggttacaggggtggggggtccgcctgtcagtgctgagaccatacaccgcacactgcagaggttacaggggtggggggtccgcctgtcagtgctcagaccatacaccacacactgcagaggttacaggggtggggggggtccgcctgtcagtgctcagaccatacaccgcacactgcagaggttacaggggtgggggtccgcctgtcagtgctgagaccatacaccgcacactgcagaggttacaggggtggggggtccgcctgtcagtgctcagaccatacaccgcacactgcagaggttacaggggtgggggtggtccgcctgccagtgctcagaccatacaccacacactgcagaggttacaggggtgggggtccgcctgtcagtgctcagaccatacaccacacactgcagaggttacaggggtggggggtccgcctgtcagtgctgagaccatacaccgcacactgcagaggttacaggggtggggggtccgcctgtcagtgctcagaccatacaccgcacactgcagaggttacaggggtgggggggtccgcctgccagtgctcagaccatacaccacacactgcagaggttacaggggtggggggaccgcctgtcagtgctcagaccatacaccacacactgcagaggttacaggggtgggggtccgcctgtcagtgctcagaccatacaccgcacactgcagaggttacaggggtgggggtccgcctgtcagtgctcagaccatacaccacacactgcagaggttacaggggtgggggtccgcctgtcagtgctcagaccatacaccacacactgcagaggttacaggggtggggggtccgcctgtcagtgctcagaccatacaccacacactgcagaggttacggggGTGGGGGGTCcgactggggaggggggggggggggtgtcagtcCTCGCACCTCCGGTCCCAGCTCTGATCCGGTATTAGGCACAGGGCATTTTATTCTCCATTCATACACACTTGTCCCCACAGTGACAGCGCAGCGCCCTCGGTGGTGACTCTCACTAGTCCAGGAGATTACACAAATCTCTGTTGTAAATAAAACTACAAAAATTATTTTCCACTTTCAAAATAATTGTGTATTCTTCAtagcaaaaaaatataaataacacaAAAATCTTTAATGAATAAAAAAGCTGTGGATAAACAAgcgccaatagggtcttacccaacaaaatgtagggaggggaggggggagtaatgttACTCACCAgacgtggttgtgaaagtcacaaccactatatcagcatgaataatcgatccacggctgcagccacccagtggcagataacagaagacaatagaagtggtgtttgatgccgcgccaaaggatcactagttcagatagtcagaccaatgtcactttattttcatccaggtctacgcgtttcaggagcacctgctcccttcctcaggaccgtcagtgtacaaataacatcaaatctgtactGGGCCCTCAGCATGGCTGCACTGAGACTGATGGTAGAGCGCTCTACAGATATCGGGGgtcccgccacagacagggggcagTACAGACACTGTGTACAGATAGCGGGGGTCTGCACAGTCAGGGGCCGTACAGACACTATACACTGATATTGGGGGTCCGCACAGTGTCTTCAGTCTTTCTGCTTTAGCAGCTGCAGAGGCATCATGAGGGGGTTGAGGGGGCAGAATCCCAGCTCCCTCCAGTTCGGCTCCGTAGCGTCGCTTGGCGGCTCCGCGTCCTCCGTGTCCTCGGATTTCAGCGGTGTGGTCAGGAACGTGTAAGTGTCGTACAGATAGGAGCCGATCTGAGGAGCGTCCAGGTGGAGGAACTCGTCCGGGATACAGCGGAGGAGGCGGAGGAGGACGGCCGACTCTGAAACAGCACAGACACCAATCACTGACCACtatacaggccccgcccaccatccTGCAGAACCCtccaatcacatccagagctgcaagaaACGATCAGCGGAGCAGATAGATGGAAACAACTtaactgtaactgtcatttcatGAGAACTAGCAGCAGAATGGGTGTTTgaatctagctcctccccctcttatgtacgcctctagctcctccccctcttatgtacgcctctagctcctctctcccatgtacctctagctcctccccctctgtccgcctctagctcctccccctcacaTGTACGTCTATAGCTCCTCCCCCTCACATGTACGTCTATAGCTCCTCCTGCCCCTCTGTGTCTGCCTCCGGCTCGTGCCCGCCCTGCGTCTGCCTCCGGCTCCTGCCCGCCCTGCGTCTGCCTCCGGCTCCTGCCCGCCCTGCGTCTGCCTCCGGCTCCTGCCCGCCCTGCGTCTGCCTCCGGCTCCTGCCCGCCCTGCGTCTGCCTCCGGCTCCTCCGCGCCCTGCGTCTGCCTCCGGCTCCTCCGCGCCCTGCGTCTGCCTCCGGCTCCTCCGCGCCCTGCGTCTGCCTCCGGCTCCTCCGCGCCCTGCGTCTGCCTCCGGCTCCTCCGCGCCCTGCGTCTGCCTCCGGCTCCTCCGCGCCCTGCGTCTGCCTCCGGCTCCTCCGCGCCCTGCGTCTGCCTCCGGCTCCTCCGCGCCCTGCGTCTGCCTCCGGCTCCTCCCCGCCCCATGGTGGCCTCTGGCTCCTTCCATTTCTCTAAAGCCTCCTTTCTCCAGTCATCATAGAATCCCATTGTCACATAAGGCCAATGTCCTGGCTATGGCAGCATGTATATCACTGATCTATAGATGTACACACCCAGAAGGAATTATGGGAGGAGCCGAAACATTGAACTAAATGTTGCACAAATCCCCCCATCTTCTCCGAGACTACATACCAAACTCCGTCAGCTTCGGCAGCTCTTCTCCCCTCACAGCTTTTGCCAGATATATATAAATATTCTCAAAGTCTAAATTGTTCCAGCCATCATAATCTTTATGTGCAGTTGACTCCTCCCTCGAAGAGCTAAGCTCCACCTCCGAGGATCCTTTGTGCTGAAGGTTTTGCCCATGAGGTGCGCCCATGTGAGCAGACACTGCTGGAGGCTCCTTACAGGGGATGGAGTGCTGGAGAGTCTCGGGCTCTGTTGAGGCAACTGTCAGCATCTACATAGAAAACAAACTTGACTATAATATGCAATTATTTGCAAAAGTTTGCACACCTCGTCTGAAATGACAACAGTGTTACAAAACATATTTTAAAGTCATGAAACCTCTGGAACTGGTGACTTTCGTCAAAGGAGTGTAACAAAGCACAAATTAATTGGGCGCCAAGATTTTTGCAACAACAAAATTTCATGTATAAACGGTTCCACAATGAGAAATTTACAGAAATGGACCATCAGCATCTGTAAAGATGTGTCCCTCGCAGTAGTTTTCTGCCATTTGAT
Protein-coding sequences here:
- the SNAPC2 gene encoding snRNA-activating protein complex subunit 2, translating into MKPPIRRRSAPRRYQTPETTQQLAWTSREKKDLLRVLKDQVSEKVPQVAVEGRSDEEVSSYFSWLRSRAAREAIQTEYGRLVRQKKLQGIQDPAPIEMWTDLTSRICSTTEEAMTAAFSQMLTVASTEPETLQHSIPCKEPPAVSAHMGAPHGQNLQHKGSSEVELSSSREESTAHKDYDGWNNLDFENIYIYLAKAVRGEELPKLTEFESAVLLRLLRCIPDEFLHLDAPQIGSYLYDTYTFLTTPLKSEDTEDAEPPSDATEPNWRELGFCPLNPLMMPLQLLKQKD